One genomic region from Ornithinicoccus hortensis encodes:
- a CDS encoding RNA polymerase sigma factor, with protein MEPTTDPLPGSSPTATARAAAAEEARDSYGRLLAYLASSTGDIAAAEDALADAFERALTRWPEDGVPSSPQGWLLTVARNRLRDHWKSAAARTGVPLETDRHARATADGLPDEVDPDAVGDRRLELMLVCAHPAIDPAVRTPLMLNTVLGFTAAQVAVAFALPPATLAARLVRAKRRIKETRIPFVVPDRSALPERMGHLLEAVYGCYVIDWPIGGPEPTAMAAEARHLAEILADLAPDHETHGLAALINLAAARGPARLDDQGRFVPLSEQDTTRWDRDLIARGHRHLRAAQAAGGVGRFSLEAAAQALHCDRARTGATDWAALLGVHRALHRLAPTLGSAVALATVTAETDGPAAALSMLDELAERPDVGAQVARFQPAWAARGHLMDQLGRPAEAASAYEKAISLTTAPAERAHLVSRLARCAGSRDIR; from the coding sequence GTGGAGCCCACGACCGATCCGCTGCCCGGGTCGTCGCCGACCGCGACGGCCCGGGCTGCGGCTGCCGAGGAGGCGCGCGACAGCTATGGACGGCTGCTCGCCTATCTCGCGAGCAGCACGGGCGACATCGCCGCCGCCGAGGACGCCCTGGCTGACGCCTTCGAGCGGGCCCTGACCAGGTGGCCGGAGGATGGCGTCCCGAGCAGCCCCCAGGGCTGGCTGCTCACCGTCGCGCGGAACCGGCTGCGGGATCATTGGAAGTCGGCGGCCGCCCGCACCGGCGTGCCGCTGGAGACGGACCGGCACGCGAGGGCAACCGCGGACGGGCTGCCCGACGAGGTGGACCCGGACGCGGTCGGCGACCGCCGCCTGGAGCTGATGCTGGTCTGTGCACACCCGGCGATCGATCCGGCCGTGCGCACGCCGCTCATGCTCAATACCGTGCTCGGCTTCACCGCTGCCCAGGTCGCGGTCGCCTTCGCGCTACCCCCGGCGACCTTGGCGGCCCGGCTGGTCCGGGCCAAACGCAGGATCAAGGAGACGCGGATCCCGTTCGTCGTCCCCGATCGCTCGGCGCTGCCCGAGCGGATGGGTCACCTGCTCGAGGCGGTCTACGGCTGCTACGTCATCGACTGGCCGATCGGCGGCCCCGAGCCGACCGCGATGGCTGCGGAGGCACGGCACCTGGCCGAGATCCTCGCGGACCTGGCGCCGGACCACGAGACCCACGGGCTCGCCGCCCTCATCAACCTGGCCGCGGCACGGGGGCCGGCCCGGCTCGACGACCAGGGCCGCTTCGTCCCGCTGTCGGAGCAGGACACCACCCGGTGGGACCGGGACCTCATCGCCCGAGGGCACCGACACCTGCGCGCCGCGCAGGCGGCCGGCGGTGTGGGCAGGTTCTCCCTCGAGGCCGCCGCCCAGGCGCTGCACTGCGACCGGGCCCGGACGGGGGCCACGGACTGGGCCGCGCTGCTCGGGGTGCACCGCGCGCTGCACCGTCTCGCACCCACCCTCGGCAGCGCCGTCGCGCTGGCCACCGTCACCGCCGAGACCGACGGCCCGGCAGCCGCCCTGAGCATGCTCGACGAACTGGCCGAACGACCGGACGTCGGCGCACAGGTCGCGCGCTTCCAGCCCGCCTGGGCCGCCCGCGGCCACCTGATGGACCAGCTGGGGCGCCCCGCCGAGGCGGCGTCGGCATACGAGAAGGCCATCTCGTTGACCACCGCCCCTGCCGAGCGTGCCCACCTGGTGTCGCGGCTCGCCCGGTGCGCGGGGTCGCGCGACATTCGCTAG
- a CDS encoding MmcQ/YjbR family DNA-binding protein, producing MADVEDIRSVALTLERAYEVFVRDRRKFRVGSLVFVAFSRDEEVIEFAFPKEERDGLIASDPDTFMLPAASDLRFNWVRARMDRLEPAEAREFVVEAWRMCVPQKVSRAWDAAHPDGV from the coding sequence ATGGCTGACGTGGAGGACATCCGCTCGGTGGCCCTGACGCTCGAGCGCGCCTATGAGGTGTTCGTGCGCGACCGCCGCAAGTTCCGGGTGGGGTCCCTGGTCTTCGTCGCCTTCTCCCGCGACGAGGAGGTCATCGAGTTCGCGTTCCCGAAGGAGGAGCGGGACGGCTTGATCGCCAGCGACCCCGACACCTTCATGCTGCCCGCGGCCAGCGACCTGAGGTTCAACTGGGTCCGGGCCCGGATGGACCGCCTCGAGCCGGCCGAGGCCCGCGAGTTCGTCGTCGAGGCCTGGCGGATGTGCGTCCCGCAGAAGGTCAGCCGGGCCTGGGACGCCGCCCATCCGGACGGCGTCTGA
- the dcd gene encoding dCTP deaminase gives MLLSDRDIHAQIDGGRVRLDPWDPTMVQPSSVDVRLDRYFRLFDNHKYPVIDPAQDQPELTRLVEVDPGESFVLHPGEFVLGSTFEEITLPDDVAARVEGKSSLGRLGLLTHATAGFVDPGFTGHVTLELSNVATLPIVLHPGMKIGQLCFFQLSSPSEHPYGSQAKGSHYQGQRGPTASRSFQNFHRTDV, from the coding sequence GTGCTCCTCTCCGACCGCGACATCCACGCCCAGATCGACGGCGGGCGCGTGCGCCTGGACCCGTGGGACCCCACGATGGTGCAGCCCTCCAGCGTCGACGTCCGGCTGGACCGCTACTTCCGGTTGTTCGACAACCACAAGTACCCCGTCATCGACCCGGCGCAGGACCAGCCGGAGCTGACCAGGCTGGTCGAGGTCGACCCTGGGGAGAGCTTCGTGCTGCACCCCGGTGAGTTCGTGCTCGGGTCCACCTTCGAGGAGATCACCCTCCCGGACGACGTGGCCGCCCGGGTGGAGGGCAAGTCCTCGCTCGGACGCCTCGGCCTGCTGACCCACGCGACCGCCGGGTTCGTCGACCCGGGCTTCACCGGGCACGTCACCCTCGAGCTGTCGAACGTGGCCACCCTGCCGATCGTGCTGCACCCCGGCATGAAGATCGGCCAGCTCTGCTTCTTCCAGCTCTCCAGCCCCAGCGAGCACCCCTATGGCTCGCAGGCCAAGGGGTCGCACTACCAGGGGCAGCGGGGCCCGACGGCCAGCCGCTCGTTCCAGAACTTCCACCGCACTGACGTCTGA
- a CDS encoding MerR family transcriptional regulator gives MGSTNKGVYAISVAARLVSMQVQNLRVYERRGLLEPDRTAGGTRLYSVADIERLHRIRDLLAEGLNLAGIARVLSLEDEVRRLRRENQRLRTRR, from the coding sequence ATGGGCAGCACGAACAAGGGCGTGTACGCCATCTCGGTGGCAGCGCGACTGGTCTCCATGCAGGTGCAGAACCTGCGGGTCTACGAGCGGCGTGGCCTGCTCGAGCCGGACCGCACGGCGGGTGGCACCCGGCTGTACAGCGTCGCCGACATCGAGCGGCTGCACCGCATCCGGGACCTGCTTGCCGAGGGCCTCAACCTGGCCGGCATCGCACGGGTACTCTCCCTGGAAGATGAGGTCCGCCGGCTGCGCAGGGAGAATCAGCGCCTACGCACGCGTCGTTGA
- a CDS encoding ABC transporter ATP-binding protein: MIRLEGVTKRYADGTVAVDDLTLEAPTGKITVLVGPSGCGKTTSLRMINRMIEPTSGRILIDGDDTADLPAAQLRRGIGYVIQHAGLFPHRTVLSNVMTVPRLRGRSRAAARDRAMEVLELVGLPGDYARRYPSQLSGGQQQRVGVARALAGDPDVMLMDEPFSAVDPVVRESLQDEFARLQQELGLTIVLVTHDIDEAIKLGHRVAVLRVGGRLAQFSAPDELLAHPADDFVADFVGRDRGYRALSFVSEEVPLHHEEPIRLGADAPGPGTADGADPWRLVVDGEDHPQGWVHLPTLEGGPVGRADLQLGGTLADRGGSLRTLLDAALSSPSGRGVVVHEGRLAGTVRADEVVSVIQRTGRPTP; the protein is encoded by the coding sequence ATGATCCGTCTCGAGGGCGTGACCAAGCGCTACGCCGATGGGACGGTCGCCGTCGACGACCTGACGCTGGAAGCCCCCACCGGCAAGATCACCGTCCTGGTCGGGCCCAGCGGCTGCGGCAAGACGACGTCGCTGCGGATGATCAACCGGATGATCGAGCCCACCTCCGGGCGCATCCTGATCGACGGGGACGACACGGCTGACCTCCCTGCAGCACAGTTGCGACGCGGCATCGGCTACGTGATCCAGCACGCCGGCCTCTTCCCGCACCGCACGGTGCTCTCCAACGTGATGACCGTGCCCCGGCTGCGCGGCCGCTCCAGGGCCGCCGCCCGGGACCGGGCGATGGAGGTGCTCGAGCTCGTCGGCCTGCCCGGCGACTACGCCCGGCGCTACCCGAGCCAGCTCTCCGGCGGGCAGCAGCAACGGGTCGGCGTGGCCCGGGCGCTCGCCGGCGACCCTGACGTGATGCTCATGGACGAGCCGTTCAGCGCCGTGGACCCAGTCGTCCGGGAGAGCCTGCAGGACGAGTTCGCCCGGCTGCAGCAGGAGCTGGGGCTGACCATCGTGCTGGTGACCCACGACATCGACGAGGCCATCAAGCTGGGTCATCGGGTCGCGGTGCTCCGGGTCGGCGGCCGGTTGGCGCAGTTCAGCGCACCCGACGAGTTGCTCGCCCACCCGGCGGACGACTTCGTCGCGGACTTCGTGGGGCGGGACCGCGGATACCGGGCGCTGAGCTTCGTGTCCGAGGAGGTGCCGCTGCACCACGAGGAGCCGATCCGGTTGGGCGCCGACGCCCCGGGCCCCGGGACCGCGGACGGTGCCGACCCGTGGCGGTTGGTGGTGGACGGCGAGGACCACCCCCAGGGCTGGGTGCACCTGCCCACCCTCGAGGGGGGCCCGGTCGGGCGCGCCGACCTGCAGCTCGGGGGGACGCTGGCGGACCGGGGTGGGTCCCTGCGGACCCTGCTCGACGCGGCGCTGTCGTCCCCGAGCGGGCGCGGCGTGGTCGTCCACGAGGGCCGACTCGCCGGCACGGTCCGCGCCGACGAGGTCGTCAGCGTCATCCAGCGCACGGGGCGGCCCACCCCGTGA
- a CDS encoding ABC transporter permease produces the protein MRVLGVELDRILELTLQHTYLAGIPLLIGLLVSLPLGWLALQRRWLYTPLIAGTGLLYTIPSLALFIVLPGVLGTRILDPINVVVAMTVYTIALVTRTVADGLGSVPHEVTQAATAMGYSPARRVVAVELPLAVPVISAGLRVAAVSNVSMVSVAALVGVAQLGSLFTDGFNRNAMEPIVVGVLACVLLAVLFDLLILGVTRLLTPWLAVARA, from the coding sequence GTGAGAGTGCTCGGTGTCGAGCTGGACCGCATCCTGGAGCTGACCCTCCAGCACACCTACCTGGCCGGCATCCCGCTGCTCATCGGGCTGTTGGTGTCCCTCCCGCTGGGGTGGCTGGCGCTGCAGCGCCGCTGGCTTTACACCCCGCTGATCGCCGGGACGGGGCTGCTCTACACGATCCCCAGCCTGGCCCTGTTCATCGTGCTGCCCGGCGTCCTGGGCACCCGGATCCTGGACCCGATCAACGTCGTCGTGGCGATGACGGTCTACACGATCGCCCTGGTCACCCGCACCGTCGCGGACGGTCTGGGATCGGTCCCGCACGAGGTCACCCAGGCCGCGACCGCGATGGGCTACTCACCCGCCCGGCGCGTCGTGGCGGTCGAGCTGCCGCTCGCGGTCCCGGTGATCTCGGCCGGGTTGCGGGTCGCCGCGGTCAGCAACGTCTCCATGGTGTCCGTCGCCGCGCTGGTAGGGGTCGCCCAGCTGGGCTCGCTGTTCACCGACGGGTTCAACCGCAACGCGATGGAGCCGATCGTCGTGGGGGTGCTGGCCTGCGTGCTGCTGGCCGTGCTGTTCGACCTCCTCATCCTGGGCGTGACCCGCCTGCTGACCCCATGGCTGGCGGTGGCCCGCGCGTGA
- a CDS encoding ABC transporter permease, giving the protein MITSVLDWLTDPANWTGPGGIPAQTLTHLRLSFTALLLAGLIAVPLGLYVGHTGRGRVVAVNIVGAFRAIPSLGILFIAVLLLLPRLSGEAAYELPTLIVLVLLAIPPILSGVYAGIAQVDPAARDAARGMGMTGGQVLWQVEVPCALPLALSGIRSAMMQIIATATIAAVVGLGGLGRFLFDGQALQQYDRMAGGALAVAALALLVDLLLAGIQRLAVSPGLKADRGPRRIRRRLSADPRSVGSGTVDEPAENVASA; this is encoded by the coding sequence GTGATCACCTCGGTCCTGGACTGGCTGACCGACCCGGCGAACTGGACCGGGCCGGGCGGGATCCCCGCGCAGACGCTGACCCACCTGCGCCTGTCGTTCACCGCGCTCCTGCTGGCGGGACTGATCGCCGTGCCGCTGGGCCTGTATGTCGGCCACACCGGCCGGGGTCGGGTGGTGGCGGTCAACATCGTGGGCGCGTTCCGGGCGATCCCGTCCCTGGGCATCCTGTTCATCGCGGTCCTGCTGTTGCTGCCCCGGCTGTCCGGCGAGGCAGCATACGAACTGCCGACCCTCATCGTCCTGGTCCTCCTCGCGATCCCGCCGATCCTCTCGGGGGTGTATGCCGGGATCGCCCAGGTGGACCCGGCCGCCAGGGATGCGGCCCGGGGGATGGGGATGACCGGCGGGCAGGTGCTGTGGCAGGTGGAGGTCCCGTGCGCGCTGCCGCTGGCCCTCTCCGGGATCCGCTCGGCGATGATGCAGATCATCGCCACGGCCACGATCGCGGCCGTGGTCGGCCTCGGGGGACTGGGCCGCTTCCTGTTCGACGGGCAGGCGCTCCAGCAGTACGACCGGATGGCCGGCGGTGCCCTGGCGGTGGCCGCGCTCGCCCTGCTCGTGGACCTGCTGCTGGCCGGCATCCAGCGCCTGGCGGTGTCCCCGGGCCTGAAGGCGGACCGTGGTCCCCGTCGAATCAGGAGGCGACTGTCAGCCGATCCGCGTAGCGTCGGCTCTGGCACGGTGGACGAGCCGGCCGAGAACGTCGCATCCGCATGA
- a CDS encoding aspartate aminotransferase family protein, whose translation MSTTTQTQPQSTTPADPAKAAAIRELSREHVFVSWSAQAKVDPLPLAGGLGARFWDYEGNSYLDFTSQLVNVNIGYQHPRLVAAVQEAAGRLMTVGPNFANEGRAEAARLISERAPERMRKVFFTNGGAEAVENAIRMARAHTGRHKVLASYRSYHGATSGALSLTGEARRWGTEPGLPGIVHFWGPYLYRSTFHATTPEEESERALAHLRQTVLAENPQNVAAIILEPVVGTNGILVPPPGYLEGVRALCDEFGIMFIADEVMAGFGRTGKWFAFSRWGVRPDLITFAKGVNSGYVPLGGVVISDEVGASFEETPYVGGLTYSGHALATASAAAAITIMEDEGIVDNAEQLGSDVIGPALAELADKHAAIGEVRGLGVFWAVELVADRQTREPLGAEKVAAVVQACKERGMWPSPVSNRLHLVPPCVMTAEEAREGIAALDEALSAAL comes from the coding sequence ATGTCCACCACGACCCAGACCCAGCCGCAGAGCACCACCCCCGCCGACCCCGCCAAGGCAGCGGCGATCCGGGAGTTGAGTCGAGAGCACGTCTTCGTGTCGTGGTCGGCCCAGGCGAAGGTCGATCCGCTGCCCCTCGCCGGGGGCCTGGGGGCGCGGTTCTGGGACTACGAGGGCAACAGCTACCTCGACTTCACCTCGCAATTGGTCAACGTGAACATCGGCTACCAGCACCCGCGACTCGTGGCGGCGGTGCAGGAGGCGGCCGGTCGGCTGATGACGGTCGGGCCGAACTTCGCCAACGAGGGCCGCGCCGAGGCCGCCCGCCTGATCAGCGAGCGGGCGCCGGAGCGGATGCGCAAGGTCTTCTTCACCAACGGTGGCGCCGAGGCGGTCGAGAACGCGATCCGGATGGCCCGGGCGCACACCGGCCGGCACAAGGTGCTCGCCTCCTACCGCAGCTACCACGGCGCCACCAGCGGGGCGCTCTCGCTCACCGGTGAGGCGCGCCGGTGGGGCACCGAGCCGGGGCTGCCCGGCATCGTGCACTTCTGGGGCCCGTACCTCTACCGCTCGACCTTCCACGCGACCACCCCGGAGGAGGAGTCCGAGCGGGCGCTGGCCCACCTGCGGCAGACCGTGCTGGCGGAGAACCCGCAGAACGTCGCCGCGATCATCCTGGAGCCGGTCGTCGGCACCAACGGCATCCTGGTCCCGCCGCCCGGTTACCTGGAGGGCGTCCGGGCGCTGTGCGACGAGTTCGGCATCATGTTCATCGCCGACGAGGTGATGGCCGGCTTCGGCCGCACCGGCAAGTGGTTCGCCTTCTCCCGGTGGGGGGTCCGGCCCGACCTGATCACCTTCGCCAAGGGCGTCAACTCCGGCTACGTGCCGCTCGGTGGCGTGGTGATCTCCGACGAGGTCGGGGCCTCCTTCGAGGAGACGCCGTATGTCGGTGGCCTCACCTACTCCGGTCACGCGCTGGCCACCGCCTCGGCGGCCGCCGCGATCACGATCATGGAGGACGAGGGCATCGTGGACAACGCCGAGCAGCTCGGCAGCGACGTCATCGGCCCGGCGCTCGCCGAGCTGGCCGACAAGCACGCCGCCATCGGTGAGGTGCGCGGACTCGGGGTGTTCTGGGCGGTCGAGCTGGTCGCCGACCGGCAGACCCGGGAGCCGCTGGGCGCGGAGAAGGTGGCGGCCGTGGTCCAGGCCTGCAAGGAGCGGGGGATGTGGCCGTCCCCGGTGAGCAACCGGCTCCACCTGGTGCCGCCATGTGTGATGACGGCCGAGGAGGCCCGCGAGGGCATCGCCGCCCTCGATGAGGCCCTGTCCGCGGCGCTCTGA
- a CDS encoding TetR/AcrR family transcriptional regulator has protein sequence MSPAPPANAADDRVLRLLWRHHLPAVGRRGPRPKHSVDDVVTAAIALADHGGLDGLSVRSVAQELGISTMSVYTHVPGKEELLLLMLDALYAELPRPPYRSPGWRSRVVEVAERNRQLLRDHPWATELAVLSRPSLGPGQTAKYEHELAALAGSGLADVQVDAALSLVLGFVQQQVRSEHDLRRAAAASGVSDQEWWAANGPLLAELVDPDDYPLAARIGTAAGEALGSAYAPDAAWEFGLARILDGLAALIDR, from the coding sequence ATGAGTCCCGCGCCCCCCGCGAACGCCGCCGACGACCGCGTGCTGCGGTTGCTCTGGCGCCACCACCTCCCGGCCGTGGGTCGCCGCGGTCCCCGTCCCAAGCACTCGGTGGACGACGTGGTCACCGCGGCGATCGCGCTGGCCGACCACGGCGGACTGGACGGGCTGAGCGTGCGGTCGGTCGCCCAGGAGCTCGGGATCTCGACCATGTCGGTCTATACGCACGTCCCCGGCAAGGAGGAGTTGCTGCTGCTCATGCTGGACGCGCTGTATGCCGAGCTGCCCCGACCGCCGTACCGGAGTCCCGGCTGGCGGTCCCGGGTCGTCGAGGTGGCCGAGCGCAACCGGCAGCTGTTGCGCGACCACCCCTGGGCGACCGAGCTCGCCGTGCTGAGCCGCCCCTCGCTGGGGCCCGGCCAGACGGCGAAGTACGAGCACGAGCTCGCGGCCCTGGCCGGCAGCGGGCTGGCCGACGTGCAGGTCGACGCGGCGCTGTCGCTGGTGCTGGGGTTCGTCCAGCAGCAGGTGCGCAGCGAGCACGACCTGCGTCGTGCGGCAGCGGCCTCGGGGGTCAGCGACCAGGAGTGGTGGGCCGCCAACGGGCCGTTGCTGGCCGAGCTGGTCGACCCGGACGACTACCCCCTGGCGGCCCGGATCGGGACGGCCGCGGGGGAGGCGCTCGGCAGCGCCTATGCCCCCGACGCGGCCTGGGAGTTCGGCCTGGCCAGGATCCTGGACGGACTGGCGGCGCTGATCGACCGGTGA
- a CDS encoding VOC family protein codes for MISINVSDVRASSEWAQRHLGFTEAMAAEGFASLTHPEAGFHIALLAVGLETFKPASAAGQVDGLLIAFEVDDMEQRYARLQDEGVTVVTPLEVEPWGERYFQVADPSGVIYQFVDWVEAPPADAISQQV; via the coding sequence GTGATTTCCATCAACGTGTCCGACGTCCGCGCATCCTCGGAGTGGGCACAACGCCACCTCGGCTTCACCGAGGCCATGGCGGCCGAGGGGTTCGCCTCGTTGACCCACCCGGAGGCGGGCTTCCACATCGCCCTGCTCGCCGTCGGCCTGGAGACCTTCAAGCCGGCCTCGGCCGCGGGCCAGGTCGACGGGCTGCTGATCGCCTTCGAGGTGGACGACATGGAGCAGCGCTACGCGCGCCTGCAGGACGAGGGGGTCACGGTCGTCACGCCGCTGGAGGTCGAGCCGTGGGGCGAGCGCTACTTCCAGGTCGCCGACCCGAGCGGCGTGATCTACCAGTTCGTGGACTGGGTCGAGGCGCCGCCAGCGGACGCGATCTCACAACAGGTCTGA
- a CDS encoding ABC transporter substrate-binding protein: MIRKTVVPAGILLAALALTACGGSGDPLDNEQADGDAGSGAAGGEGVAIGSANFPGNVLLAEIYAAALEDAGVEVTKTLNIGNRETYIAGLEDGSIDLIPEYTGALAVYFNPDAEATESDAVYGELQDALPDGLTVLEPSSAEDKDSIVVTSETAEEYSLTAIGDLAPEAPNLVLGGPPEFAERPYGVPGLSEVYGLEFASFRPLAAGSNLTVQSLLNGQVDAANIFTTDPAIAENGLVVLEDPESLFAAQNVVPLITEDALTPEIETALNDVSAALSTEELSGMMSEVVTDGQDPATVARAFVDEHL; the protein is encoded by the coding sequence ATGATTCGCAAGACCGTCGTTCCCGCCGGGATCCTCCTGGCCGCCCTCGCGCTGACCGCGTGCGGCGGGTCGGGCGACCCGCTGGACAACGAACAGGCCGACGGCGACGCGGGATCCGGCGCCGCCGGTGGGGAGGGCGTGGCCATCGGGTCGGCGAACTTCCCCGGCAACGTGCTGCTGGCCGAGATCTATGCCGCGGCGCTCGAGGACGCGGGTGTCGAGGTCACCAAGACCCTGAACATCGGCAACCGGGAGACCTACATCGCGGGGTTGGAGGACGGCTCTATCGACCTCATCCCGGAGTACACCGGCGCCCTGGCCGTCTACTTCAACCCGGACGCCGAGGCCACCGAGTCCGACGCGGTCTACGGGGAGCTGCAGGACGCGCTGCCCGACGGGCTGACCGTCCTCGAGCCGTCGTCGGCCGAGGACAAGGACTCGATCGTGGTGACCAGCGAGACGGCGGAGGAGTACTCGCTCACCGCCATCGGTGACCTGGCGCCCGAGGCGCCCAACCTGGTGCTCGGCGGGCCGCCGGAGTTCGCCGAGCGGCCCTACGGGGTGCCGGGCCTGAGCGAGGTCTACGGGCTGGAGTTCGCCTCGTTCCGTCCGCTGGCCGCCGGGAGCAACCTGACGGTGCAGTCGCTGCTCAATGGTCAGGTCGACGCGGCCAATATCTTCACGACCGATCCCGCCATCGCCGAGAACGGCCTGGTGGTCCTGGAGGACCCCGAGTCGCTCTTCGCGGCCCAGAACGTCGTGCCGCTCATCACCGAGGACGCGTTGACCCCCGAGATCGAGACGGCCCTCAACGACGTCTCGGCGGCGCTGAGCACCGAGGAGCTGTCGGGGATGATGTCCGAGGTCGTCACCGACGGCCAGGACCCCGCCACCGTGGCCCGCGCCTTCGTCGACGAGCACCTCTGA
- a CDS encoding YciI family protein gives MRYTLLLHSREPAPGEIDPEALSAMQEAFGAFGQALESAGVLVAAEVLQSREASTTVTLREGSLQVQDGPFAETKEGLAGVFVLDVRDLDAALAWAEKCPGASYGVVEVRPVATSYIDGAWTT, from the coding sequence ATGCGTTACACCCTGCTGCTGCACAGCCGTGAGCCCGCCCCCGGCGAGATCGATCCCGAGGCGCTGTCCGCGATGCAAGAGGCCTTCGGGGCATTCGGACAGGCCCTGGAGTCTGCCGGCGTCCTGGTGGCAGCGGAGGTCCTGCAGTCCCGGGAGGCCAGCACGACGGTCACCCTCCGGGAGGGCAGCCTGCAAGTCCAGGACGGACCGTTCGCCGAGACCAAAGAGGGCCTGGCGGGCGTCTTCGTGCTGGACGTGCGGGACCTGGATGCCGCCCTGGCCTGGGCCGAGAAGTGCCCCGGCGCCAGCTACGGAGTCGTGGAGGTTCGCCCGGTCGCGACCTCCTACATCGACGGCGCCTGGACGACCTGA
- a CDS encoding Hsp20/alpha crystallin family protein → MLRTTDPFRDFDRIAQQVFGTTNRPAAMPMDAWREGDTFVVEFDLPGVAKESIDLDIERNVLTVKAERVVRNGDWQMLASERPRGVFSRQLVLGDNLDLERIEAHYDAGVLRLQIPVAEKAKPRKIEIAGVASDREQTAIEA, encoded by the coding sequence TTGCTGCGCACTACCGACCCGTTCCGGGACTTCGACCGGATCGCCCAGCAGGTCTTCGGGACCACCAACCGTCCGGCCGCCATGCCGATGGACGCCTGGCGGGAGGGCGACACGTTCGTGGTCGAGTTCGACCTGCCCGGAGTGGCCAAGGAGAGCATCGACCTGGACATCGAGCGCAACGTGCTCACCGTGAAGGCCGAACGCGTCGTCCGCAACGGGGACTGGCAGATGCTGGCCAGCGAGCGTCCCCGCGGGGTGTTCAGCCGCCAGCTCGTGCTGGGCGACAACCTCGACCTCGAGCGGATCGAGGCGCACTATGACGCCGGGGTGCTGAGGCTGCAGATCCCCGTGGCGGAGAAGGCCAAGCCGCGCAAGATCGAGATCGCCGGTGTCGCCAGCGATCGCGAGCAGACCGCGATCGAGGCCTGA
- the cutA gene encoding divalent-cation tolerance protein CutA yields MAGEAMLEVRISVPDQATGEQLAAALVERRLAACVQVLGPMTSVYVWEGAAERAREWLLLAKTTTAAFDDLCAAVGQLHPYDVPEVLAVPVERALQPYAEWLREAVGPPG; encoded by the coding sequence GTGGCGGGCGAGGCGATGCTCGAGGTGCGGATCAGCGTGCCCGACCAGGCCACCGGCGAGCAGCTCGCCGCTGCGCTGGTCGAACGCCGGCTGGCGGCCTGCGTGCAGGTCCTCGGGCCGATGACGTCCGTCTACGTTTGGGAGGGCGCAGCCGAGCGGGCTCGGGAATGGTTGCTGCTCGCCAAGACCACGACCGCCGCCTTCGACGACCTCTGCGCCGCCGTGGGCCAGCTGCATCCCTACGACGTGCCCGAGGTGCTGGCTGTGCCGGTCGAGCGGGCACTGCAGCCGTATGCCGAGTGGCTGCGGGAGGCAGTCGGGCCACCGGGCTGA